The segment AGCATAATCCGGCTGACCGTGCCCAAAAAGGGTGTCAGATTGGCACTGAGCCCCACGGTGCCGAAAGCCGATACCGATTCAAAGAGCACGTCATCCAGCCCTCCATGGGCCACCATGGGGTCGCCGAGGCCCAGCTCAATCATGCTGATCACCATGGTCACGCCCACCACCAGCACCAAAGCCAGCATGGCAATGGCCACCGCCCGGGTAATGGTACCCCAGGAAAGGCTCTTTCCAAAGATTTCGATCTCTCGCTTACCCCGGATCACGCTGATCACCAGCAGAATTAAAACGGCGATGGTGGTCGTTTTGATGCCGCCGCCGGTGGATGCCGGGGAAGCGCCAATGAACATCAGGATAACGGTAAAAAATTTACTGGCGGGCGTTAGCGCCGCCTGATCCACCGTGGCATAACCCGCTGTCCTGGCACTCACCGACTGGAACATGGCCGCCATGATTTTCTCAAAGGGGTTCATCCCCTCCGCCCCTAGGGTTCCCGGATTGTTCCACTCCAAAACGGCGATGACCAGTGTACCCACCACGATGAGCAGAGCGCTCATGGACAGCACCACCTTCGCCTGAAGGCTGAGCCGGTTAAAGCGCCGCTTGTTGTTGGCCTCCAGAATAACCGTGAAGCCAAGACCGCCGATAATGATCAAAGCCATGATCGTGAAATTGATCATGAAATCCTCACGGAAGGGCATGAGACTCTGTCCGGTACCGAAAACGTCGAATCCTGCGTTGCAAAATGCTGAGATGGAATGAAAGAAGGAATAATAAAGTCCCTTTGCAAACCCATAATAGGGTACAAGCCGTGTGGACAGCAGGGCCGCGCCCACAAGCTCCACCGTCAAAGTCATGATGAGGATGCTGCGGGTCAGCTTAACCAGTCCCTGAAGTCCGCTTTCATTGAGGGCCTCCTGCATGACCAGCCGCTCCTTCAGCGTGATTCTCTTGCGAAGAATCATGAACAGGAACGTGGCGCAGGTCATCAGACCCAGACCGCCAAACTGGATGAGGGCGATGATTACAATCTGGCCAAAGATGGAGAAGGTGGATCCCGTTTCCACCACCACAAGCCCGGTCACGCATACCGCAGAGGTGGAGGTAAAAAGGGCATTCAAATAGCCCACGCTTTCCCCGCTGCGGGAAGCAATGGGCAAATTGAGCAATAGGGAGCCGACCAGAATCACCAGCGCAAAGCCGCCCACCAAAATCTGAACCGGTTTCAAATGGATACGGCTGCGCAGTTTGTTGAACATTTGCACAATCCAGGCCATGCCTGCGCCTCCTCCATTTTGCGTATAGAGGAATCATACCATTGTGAAACCCGCTTGGCAAGCCCTGGCTTCCTATAATCAGCTCAGGGAGGATGAGAATTCTGTGTTCACCATCATGTGATCCTTAAAGTATTTGTAATCCACCACTTTCTGATCGTCGACGACACGGCGGGGCAGCTCAATGGTAAAGGTGGTGCCTTCATTCTCTTCGCT is part of the Gehongia tenuis genome and harbors:
- a CDS encoding TrkH family potassium uptake protein, translated to MAWIVQMFNKLRSRIHLKPVQILVGGFALVILVGSLLLNLPIASRSGESVGYLNALFTSTSAVCVTGLVVVETGSTFSIFGQIVIIALIQFGGLGLMTCATFLFMILRKRITLKERLVMQEALNESGLQGLVKLTRSILIMTLTVELVGAALLSTRLVPYYGFAKGLYYSFFHSISAFCNAGFDVFGTGQSLMPFREDFMINFTIMALIIIGGLGFTVILEANNKRRFNRLSLQAKVVLSMSALLIVVGTLVIAVLEWNNPGTLGAEGMNPFEKIMAAMFQSVSARTAGYATVDQAALTPASKFFTVILMFIGASPASTGGGIKTTTIAVLILLVISVIRGKREIEIFGKSLSWGTITRAVAIAMLALVLVVGVTMVISMIELGLGDPMVAHGGLDDVLFESVSAFGTVGLSANLTPFLGTVSRIMLILTMFIGRLGPMTLALFFAIRQNTRKRAHIKRPEDRLMVG